One Cystobacter ferrugineus genomic window, CTTCCCGTGGCCCGTGTCTCCGGTGTTCAATACGCCCCGTGGATTTCCCTTCGCTCGAAGCCGAGGTCGCCTTCCTGCGCGGCCTGACCGCCGTGGTGCGGATGGCGGATGACATCCTCGAGGACTGCCTGGAGCGGGGGTTGAACCTCGACGCGGCGGTGGATGTCTTCCTCACGCAGTGCACCCGGCTGGTGCACGCCTCGTCGGGTTTCATCAGCCTCCGGGGGACCACGGGCCCGGTGCTCACCCGCGTCTCGGGCCGGCTGGGGGTGGACGTCTTCGAGGCCGCGGGTTGGAAGGGCTGCCGCCGCCTGTCCCCGGAGCGCATGCTCTTCTGTGCTCCGCTGGCGCTCGGCCGCCTGGAGCTGGGCACGATGGGGCTGGTGGTGGACGGCCGCTTCGACGATGGCGGCACGCTGGTGATGAAGCTGGTGGACGCCATGGCGGATCAGCTCGACAACGCGCTCCTGGCCTTCATCGCGCTGGCCGACGGGCGCAACGTGCTGGAGCGGCTGGACGAGCTGGCTCCCGAGGATCCCCTGACGGGAACGCGCGGACGGATCGGCCGCTATGAGCTGGTGACGCCGCTGGGCTCGGGCGGCATGGCGCAGGTGCTGGTGGCGCGCACGCGGGGGCCGGAGGGGCTCGGCCGACTGGTGGCGCTCAAGCGGATCCTCCCCCACCTGGCGTCGGATCCGGACATGGTGAAGCAGTTCCTGGACGAGGCGCGGATCGGCCTGCGGCTGTCCCACCCCAACCTCATCACCTTCCACGACTTCGGTGAGTCGCAGGGGGCGTACTACCTGGTGATGGAGCTGGTGCGCGGGGTGGACTTCGATCGGCTGCTGGCGGTCACCCGGCCCTCCCCGGCGGTGGTGGTGTCCATCGTGGTGCAGGCCCTCCACGGCCTGCACGCGGCCCACCAGGCGCGCGGCGAGGATGGGCACCCGTTGCAGTTGGTGCACCGGGACCTGTCCCCGCACAACCTGATGGTGGGCTTCGACGGGCGGGTGAAGGTGCTGGACTTCGGCGTGGCCAAGGCGCGCGCCCAGCGCACGGTCACGCTGCCGGGCATCGTCAAGGGCAAGCCGCTCTACATGTCGCCGGAACAGGCCCGGGGACAGTGCCTGGACGCGCGCAGCGATCTCTTCGCCATGGGACTCATCCTCTACGAGGCGCTCACCGGCACGCGTGCCTTCGACCGGGGCGAGGAGGTGGAGTCCATGCACGCCATCTGCCTGGATCGGTTGACCCGGCCCGAGGGCATGTCGCTCGGGCTGTGGGAGGTGTTGGACAAGGCCCTGGCGAAGAAGCCGGAGCAGCGCTTCGCGCATGCGCTCCAGATGGCCGAGGCCCTGCTGCGGGTGTGCCCTCCGGCGCGGGAGGGGGACGTGGGGCAGCTCATGGCCACGCACTTCCCCGAGCGCCTGCATGGCTTCGAGCGTCTGGAGCGCGTCCACCTCGGCTCGGGCAAGCTGTCCGGCCCGCCGACGAATGCGCGCTCCGCCGTTCCAGTGGACTCGAAGCGCTGAGGCTCAGAATCCACGCTTCTTCGGATCCTGCTCGCCGCTGAGGTTCAACCGGCGCTGGGGGTTCTGGTCGGAGTCTCCCCGCATGCTCAGCCGGCGCGTGTCCTCATAGAGCTCGTCCTCGACGATGACGGTGG contains:
- a CDS encoding serine/threonine-protein kinase; translation: MDFPSLEAEVAFLRGLTAVVRMADDILEDCLERGLNLDAAVDVFLTQCTRLVHASSGFISLRGTTGPVLTRVSGRLGVDVFEAAGWKGCRRLSPERMLFCAPLALGRLELGTMGLVVDGRFDDGGTLVMKLVDAMADQLDNALLAFIALADGRNVLERLDELAPEDPLTGTRGRIGRYELVTPLGSGGMAQVLVARTRGPEGLGRLVALKRILPHLASDPDMVKQFLDEARIGLRLSHPNLITFHDFGESQGAYYLVMELVRGVDFDRLLAVTRPSPAVVVSIVVQALHGLHAAHQARGEDGHPLQLVHRDLSPHNLMVGFDGRVKVLDFGVAKARAQRTVTLPGIVKGKPLYMSPEQARGQCLDARSDLFAMGLILYEALTGTRAFDRGEEVESMHAICLDRLTRPEGMSLGLWEVLDKALAKKPEQRFAHALQMAEALLRVCPPAREGDVGQLMATHFPERLHGFERLERVHLGSGKLSGPPTNARSAVPVDSKR